A portion of the Streptomyces erythrochromogenes genome contains these proteins:
- a CDS encoding TOBE domain-containing protein, protein MQLYTIGEAAQLLRVSTDTARRWADAGRFPTRRDGTRRMVEGVHLAAFCVELAREPAEGDGEVATSVRNALPGIVTAVTLGEVAAQVEIQAGPHRVVSLLTREAVEELGLAVGVRAIARVKSTSVHIDVD, encoded by the coding sequence GTGCAGCTCTACACCATCGGCGAGGCAGCCCAACTCCTCCGCGTCAGCACCGACACCGCCCGCCGCTGGGCGGATGCCGGACGCTTCCCGACCCGGCGGGACGGCACCAGGCGGATGGTGGAAGGCGTGCACCTGGCCGCCTTCTGCGTGGAGCTCGCCCGGGAGCCCGCCGAGGGCGACGGCGAGGTCGCGACGTCCGTCCGCAACGCGCTGCCCGGCATCGTCACCGCGGTGACGCTCGGCGAGGTCGCCGCCCAGGTGGAGATCCAGGCGGGACCGCACCGGGTGGTCTCCCTGCTGACGCGCGAGGCGGTCGAGGAACTGGGACTCGCGGTCGGCGTCCGGGCCATCGCCCGCGTGAAGTCCACCAGCGTCCACATCGACGTGGACTGA
- a CDS encoding oxygenase MpaB family protein codes for MGNTATGPGPRPGTGAGAGADPGLYGPASVTWQCHGDPMMWIAGVRALYLQALHPRAVRGVMENSDFRRDAWGRLLRTADFVGTLTYGTTEAAERAGGRVRAIHRRLSATDPATGRTFPVDDPELLLWIHCAQIDSFLHVLRRSGLALTPAQADRYVDENRVNARLVGLDPAGVPADTAQLTAYFEKVRPELAAGPDALAVDDFLRGPPVHPLLVPGRNLLWRPLAGLAYGSLPGWAHQLYGRPAPAPRSVTRRLRLTGRVLRSIPAGLRWKLPPGHILKAMRRMGPGSRPSPYTLRTSAAILDRPGRA; via the coding sequence ATGGGGAACACCGCGACCGGTCCCGGGCCCCGGCCCGGGACGGGAGCCGGAGCCGGCGCCGACCCCGGGCTCTACGGCCCCGCCTCCGTCACCTGGCAGTGCCACGGCGACCCGATGATGTGGATCGCCGGGGTCCGCGCCCTCTACCTCCAGGCACTCCACCCGCGCGCCGTCCGGGGCGTCATGGAGAACTCCGACTTCCGGCGCGACGCCTGGGGCCGACTGCTGCGCACCGCCGACTTCGTCGGAACCCTCACCTACGGCACCACCGAGGCCGCCGAGCGTGCCGGCGGTCGGGTCCGCGCCATCCACCGCAGGCTGTCCGCCACCGATCCGGCCACCGGCCGCACCTTTCCCGTCGACGATCCCGAGCTGCTGCTGTGGATCCACTGCGCGCAGATCGACAGCTTCCTGCACGTCCTGCGCCGATCGGGCCTTGCGCTCACTCCCGCCCAGGCCGACCGCTACGTCGACGAGAACCGCGTCAACGCACGCCTCGTCGGCCTCGACCCGGCCGGCGTCCCCGCCGACACCGCCCAGCTCACCGCCTACTTCGAGAAGGTCCGCCCCGAGCTCGCCGCCGGCCCCGACGCCCTCGCCGTGGACGACTTCCTGCGCGGCCCGCCCGTCCATCCCCTCCTCGTCCCTGGCCGAAACCTGCTGTGGCGCCCGCTCGCCGGCCTTGCGTACGGTTCCCTCCCCGGCTGGGCGCACCAGCTGTACGGGCGGCCCGCTCCCGCCCCGCGCAGCGTCACCCGGCGCCTGCGCCTCACAGGACGCGTGCTGCGCAGCATTCCCGCAGGTCTGCGCTGGAAGCTGCCGCCAGGTCACATCTTGAAAGCGATGCGTCGCATGGGCCCCGGGAGCCGCCCCTCTCCGTACACACTGCGTACATCAGCGGCCATACTGGACCGGCCGGGGA
- a CDS encoding ABC transporter ATP-binding protein codes for MNSDQPTYEELRRRATAAAEPRTPATDAAIACDRLVRIFSTDGIEVQALQGLELTVAQGDLVALVGASGSGKSTLLNILAGLDVPTAGSAAVAGYDLLELTARDRLRYRREAVGFVFQQTARNLLPFLTAAQNVALPMQLKGSGSRRGAGARHSARVAEILDALGIGDLAHRRPAELSGGQQQRVAIAVAMANDPKVLLADEPTGELDSETAAAVFEAFRTVNKELGVTVVIVTHDPMVAGEVRRTVAIRDGRTSSEVLRRLVTDEHGEESISEREYVVLDRSGRVQLPAKFLEALGMEHRVAVDLAADHIELRPDRV; via the coding sequence TTGAACAGCGACCAGCCGACGTACGAGGAGCTGCGCCGCCGGGCGACGGCCGCCGCGGAGCCCCGCACCCCGGCGACGGACGCCGCCATCGCCTGCGACCGCCTGGTCCGGATCTTCAGCACGGACGGCATCGAGGTGCAGGCCCTCCAGGGGCTGGAGCTGACGGTGGCGCAGGGCGACCTGGTGGCCCTCGTGGGCGCCTCGGGCAGCGGCAAGTCCACCCTCCTGAACATCCTGGCGGGACTGGACGTCCCGACGGCGGGCAGCGCGGCGGTCGCCGGCTACGACCTGCTGGAACTGACGGCCCGGGACCGGCTGCGCTACCGGCGCGAAGCGGTCGGGTTCGTCTTCCAGCAGACGGCCCGCAACCTGCTGCCGTTCCTGACGGCCGCCCAGAACGTGGCCCTGCCGATGCAGTTGAAGGGCAGCGGCTCCCGGCGCGGCGCGGGCGCCCGCCACTCGGCCCGGGTGGCGGAGATCCTGGACGCCCTCGGCATCGGCGACCTGGCACACCGGCGCCCGGCGGAACTGTCCGGCGGCCAGCAGCAGCGCGTCGCGATCGCGGTGGCGATGGCCAACGACCCCAAGGTGCTGCTGGCCGACGAACCCACCGGCGAACTCGACTCGGAGACGGCCGCGGCCGTCTTCGAGGCCTTCCGCACGGTCAACAAGGAACTCGGCGTCACGGTGGTCATCGTGACGCACGACCCCATGGTGGCGGGCGAGGTCCGCCGCACGGTCGCGATCCGCGACGGCCGCACCAGCAGCGAGGTCCTGCGCCGCCTGGTCACCGACGAGCACGGCGAGGAATCGATCAGCGAACGCGAGTACGTCGTCCTGGACCGCTCGGGACGCGTCCAGCTCCCCGCGAAGTTCCTGGAAGCCCTGGGCATGGAGCACCGCGTGGCGGTGGACCTGGCGGCGGACCACATCGAGCTCCGCCCGGACCGCGTCTAG
- a CDS encoding virginiamycin B lyase family protein — protein MTPRTLGGPPPTTARRRRARWALPLAAALLLGLAGPPAASAPAPVPGRAAVGDITEYPLAAGSAPSGIATGSDGNLWFAETGTRKIGRLTPSGKLTEFQLPGVANDALGITAGPDGNLWFTDVSGRIGKITTAGAITEYDLPPDSGQPFAITAGPDGNLWFTEDPGDRIGKITTAGVITRYALPHEGSGPESIVTGPDGNLWFTEILGNRIGKITTGGTVTEYDLPHPDSGPDTITAGPDGALWFTELFGNRIGKITTAGTVTEYDLPTADSGPDGIAAGPDGNLWFTEQLGNGIGRITPAGRFAHYPLPAPASFPTRITAGPDGGMWFTEIVGDRVGRVEAGAGRPRADLAVRLSAPATVREGDQYTYTVTVTNNGPFAAADTVVTLNLPRGAQVTGTAPVADRGGTNRVSRRIEALGAGQLRVFHVTVRAAQRPVVIATAEVHSRTPDPKRNNNTDRTVTRVTRP, from the coding sequence ATGACCCCCCGCACCCTGGGCGGGCCCCCGCCCACCACCGCCCGACGCCGCCGCGCGCGCTGGGCCCTCCCGCTGGCCGCCGCCCTCCTCCTCGGCCTGGCCGGCCCGCCCGCCGCCTCGGCCCCCGCCCCGGTCCCCGGCCGCGCCGCGGTCGGGGACATCACCGAGTACCCGCTGGCCGCCGGCAGCGCGCCGAGCGGCATCGCCACGGGATCCGACGGCAACCTCTGGTTCGCCGAGACCGGCACCAGGAAGATCGGTCGGCTCACCCCTTCCGGGAAGCTGACCGAGTTCCAGCTGCCCGGCGTCGCCAACGACGCGCTCGGGATCACCGCGGGCCCCGACGGCAACCTGTGGTTCACGGACGTCAGCGGCCGGATCGGGAAGATCACCACGGCGGGTGCCATCACCGAGTACGACCTGCCCCCGGACAGCGGCCAGCCCTTCGCCATCACCGCCGGTCCGGACGGCAACCTGTGGTTCACCGAGGACCCCGGTGACCGGATCGGGAAGATCACCACAGCGGGCGTCATCACCCGGTACGCCCTGCCCCACGAGGGCAGCGGCCCGGAGAGCATCGTGACCGGACCCGACGGCAACCTCTGGTTCACCGAGATCCTCGGCAACCGGATCGGGAAGATCACCACCGGCGGGACGGTCACCGAGTACGACCTGCCGCACCCCGACAGCGGACCGGACACCATCACCGCGGGTCCCGACGGCGCGCTGTGGTTCACGGAGCTCTTCGGCAACCGGATCGGGAAGATCACCACCGCCGGGACGGTCACCGAGTACGACCTGCCCACCGCCGACAGCGGCCCGGACGGGATCGCCGCCGGGCCCGACGGCAATCTGTGGTTCACCGAGCAGCTCGGGAACGGCATCGGCCGGATCACCCCCGCAGGGCGGTTCGCGCACTACCCGCTGCCCGCCCCGGCGAGCTTCCCCACCCGGATCACCGCAGGTCCCGACGGCGGCATGTGGTTCACCGAGATCGTCGGCGACCGCGTCGGGCGGGTCGAGGCCGGCGCCGGCCGGCCCAGGGCCGACCTGGCGGTCCGCCTGAGCGCGCCGGCCACCGTACGGGAAGGCGATCAGTACACCTACACCGTCACGGTGACCAACAACGGGCCCTTCGCCGCGGCGGACACGGTGGTCACCCTGAACCTGCCGCGCGGGGCGCAGGTCACCGGCACCGCTCCGGTCGCCGACCGGGGCGGCACCAACCGGGTGAGCCGACGGATCGAGGCCCTGGGCGCCGGACAGCTGCGGGTCTTCCACGTCACGGTGCGGGCCGCCCAGCGGCCCGTCGTCATCGCGACCGCCGAGGTCCACTCCCGTACGCCGGACCCGAAGCGGAACAACAACACCGACAGGACGGTGACCCGGGTGACCCGTCCCTGA